One window of the Nothobranchius furzeri strain GRZ-AD chromosome 3, NfurGRZ-RIMD1, whole genome shotgun sequence genome contains the following:
- the dnajc14 gene encoding dnaJ homolog subfamily C member 14 produces MEKEAADKEMDDEEVSSNFAPETIFYQRHARETEGYTQEDGDTYLKSQEPNLVVQEDSEADEEEEFGSTEAKQDAEEVLDEFEHGGCEEHENSQVINQEEDEAAKERHMNGESVWRSIGGGKRCKLKSGSVFEQSGQSAFSSLQRGSVMPGGGRHKQTRRRNHHHHQQSRGRRRTGNQLFLAFKEMLSESLSFWCISCIHMFIEIIVTLTHNCGVGVEAGVMKLYNFGLQLLVKITDIPGMKADVSQILKRIKCTGADLVDRTARCVKWTKSAVLTCFRLFCAFAMLSFQWGKRVLLRAGGERGKRCWTAFQESRFWKRLLSVLDRVQRRFSRSGYTSTHSPESPGRAGRGEPGQELERLLALAEVPEGELDPFTVLGVEVHATETELKKAYRQLAVQVHPDKNKHPRAGEAFKVLRAAWDIVSNPETRREYELKRMAATELSRSMNEFLTKLQDDLKEAMNTMMCTKCEGKHKRFEMDREPAEARFCAECNCCHSAEEGDLWAESSMLGLRITYFACMEGKVYDITEWAGCQRISISPDTHRVPYHISFGSKNNSNSMRHRTPSEHATGPSNPADLQDFFNRMFKGGPPTDMTANGSFFPSGPPPHHPPGAGANPFPPPPGQTGFYMPGGQRPDSSETWAESGKPPRRRKKVRKPFQR; encoded by the exons AtggagaaagaagcagctgaCAAAGAGATGGATGACGAGGAGGTTTCTAGCAATTTTGCCCCAGAAACTATTTTTTATCAGCGGCATGCCAGAGAGACAGAAGGGTACACTCAGGAGGACGGAGACACCTATCTCAAATCTCAGGAACCAAATCTAGTCGTCCAGGAAGACTCAGAAGCTGATGAGGAAGAGGAGTTTGGATCCACTGAGGCTAAACAGGATGCTGAGGAGGTTCTGGATGAGTTTGAGCATGGTGGGTGCGAAGAGCACGAGAACTCGCAGGTTATAAATCAAGAAGAGGATGAAGCCGCAAAGGAGCGGCACATGAATGGAGAGTCTGTCTGGAGAAGCATCGGAGGTGGAAAGAGGTGCAAGTTAAAAAGTGGATCAGTGTTTGAGCAGAGTGGCCAGAGTGCGTTTTCCTCCCTTCAGAGAGGCAGTGTTATGCCAGGTGGTGGTCGGCACAAGCAGACTCGCAGACgcaaccatcaccaccatcagcagAGCCGTGGTCGCCGGCGAACCGGAAACCAACTTTTCTTAGCTTTTAAAGAGATGCTGTCAGAGTCTCTGAGCTTCTGGTGCATCTCATGCATCCACATGTTCATCGAGATCATCGTGACATTAACGCACAACTGTGGAGTTGGAGTGGAGGCTGGAGTCATGAAACTGTACAACTTTGGGCTGCAGCTGCTTGTAAAGATCACTGATATACCTGGGATGAAGGCAGATGTCAGTCAGATTTTAAAACGGATCAAATGCACAGGAGCTGACCTAGTGGATAGGACTGCGAGATGCGTCAAGTGGACAAAGTCGGCTGTCTTAACTTGTTTCAGACTTTTCTGTGCTTTTGCTATGCTTAGCTTCCAGTGGGGAAAGCGTGTGTTACTCCGTGCTGGGGGGGAAAGAGGGAAGCGCTGTTGGACGGCTTTTCAGGAGTCAAGGTTTTGGAAAAGGCTGTTGTCTGTGCTGGACAGAGTCCAGAGGAGGTTCAGTAGAAGCGGTTACACCTCGACACACTCGCCTGAGTCACCCGGCAGAGCAGGAAGAGGTGAGCCGGGCCAGGAGTTAGAAAgactgttggccttggctgaagtCCCAGAGGGTGAGCTTGACCCTTTCACGGTGCTCGGTGTGGAGGTCCATGCCACAGAGACGGAGCTGAAGAAGGCCTACAGACAGCTGGCTGTCCAG GTCCACCCAGACAAGAACAAACACCCACGAGCTGGAGAGGCATTCAAGGTTCTGAGGGCAGCCTGGGATATCGTCAGCAACCCTGAAACACGACGAGAGTATGAGCT AAAGCGCATGGCCGCAACCGAGCTCTCCAGGTCCATGAACGAgtttctcaccaagctccaggatGACCTGAAGGAAGCTATGAACACCATGATGTGCACCAAGTGTGAAGGCAAACACAA GCGTTTCGAGATGGATCGTGAACCTGCTGAAGCTCGCTTCTGTGCTGAATGCAACTGCTGCCATAGCGCAGAGGAGGGAGACCTGTGGGCCGAGTCGAGCATGTTGGGCTTACGAATCACGTACTTCGCTTGTATGGAAGGAAAGGTGTATGATATTACAG AGTGGGCAGGCTGCCAAAGAATAAGCATCTCCCCCGACACCCACCGCGTCCCGTACCACATCTCCTTTGGTTCAAAGAACAACAGCAACTCCATGCGACACAG GACCCCCTCGGAGCACGCCACCGGGCCTTCCAACCCGGCCGACCTGCAAGACTTCTTTAACAGAATGTTTAAGGGCGGACCTCCGACTGACATGACGGCCAACGGGAGCTTCTTCCCTTCGGGTCCGCCACCTCATCACCCCCCCGGAGCAGGAGCGAACCCCTTCCCCCCTCCTCCTGGTCAGACCGGCTTCTACATGCCGGGGGGACAGCGCCCAGACTCCAGCGAGACGTGGGCTGAAAGTGGCAAACCTCCTAGGAGGAGGAAGAAGGTCCGCAAACCCTTCCAGAGGTGA